Below is a window of Streptomyces qaidamensis DNA.
CGGCGAGCTGCTGAACCCCGACACCCTGGTCCCCGAAGACGCGCTCGCGACCGCCGAGGCCCACCCCGACATCGTGCGCGGCTTCAAGATCCGCCTGTCCGAGGACGTCGTCGGCGAGAACTGGGAGTCGCTGCTGAAGAAGTCCGTGGCGCTGGCCGAACAGGCCGGGCTGCCGCTGATGCTGCACATCGGCGAGACCTCGGAGCCGCTGCCCGTCGTCCTGGACTACCTGCGCCCCGGCGACATCGTGGCGCACTGCTACACCGGCAAGCCCTACGGCATCCTCGACGGCGACAAGGTGCAGCCCGCCGTCAACGCGGCTCGTGAGCGGGGCGTCCTCTTCGACTCCGCTCACGGCAAGAGCAACCTCAGTTTCGAGGTGGCGCGCCGGGCGATCGCCGACGGATTCCTGCCCGACGTCCTCAGCTCCGACACCAGCGCCCGCAACTGGCGAGGCCCGGTGTTCGACCTGCTCACCAGCATCTCCAAGCTGGTCGCGCTCGGTGCGCCGCTGGAGGAGTGCGTCCGGCGGGCCACCGTCGCGCCGGCCCAGCTGCTCGGGCTCGATGCCGAGGGCTACGGGCGCCTGGAGGTCGGCGGGCGGGCCGACGTGACAGTCGTCGACTGGACCGACGAGGTCACCCTGCCCGACGCCGCCGGCAACACGATCGTCGCGCCGCGCCTGGAGCCGACCGTGGTGCTGCACGGTGGCGCCGAGGTCGACATCGTGCCGTGGCGGGGGCTGAAGACGGCCTGACAAGCACGCACATCCCGGGAGGAAGCCATGACCGCCGGTGACGTCCACCTGCTGCGGCGCCGCCTTCGCGCGGCCCTGACGGCGGAGGAACCCGCTGTCGGCACGTTCGTCAAGCTGGCGTCGCCCGACGTGGTGGAACTGGCCGCGGCGGCCGGATTCGCGTTCGTGGTCGTCGACCTCGAACATTCCACCCTCACCGAACGAGACGCCGTCGACCTGGTGCGCCACGCCGACGTGTGCGGGCTGCCGGCCCTGGTCCGCGTGCCGGAGGTGGACGCCGCCGCGGTCAATCGGCTCCTGGAGGCCGGGGCGGCGGGCATCCAGCTCTCCATGCTCACCCGCGTCGCCCAGGCCGACGCACTCGTCGCCGCGACCCGGTTCGCTCCATCCGGCCGCCGTTCGGTGAGCCTGGCCAACAGGGCCGCCCGGTTCGGTGCGACCCCGCTGGCCGGGTTCCTCCGCCGCGAGCAGGACGACCCGCCGGTGCTCGTCGGCCAGATCGAGACGGCGTCCACCGATCCTCTGCCGGATCTGCTCGCCGCTCTCGACGTGTGCTTCGTCGGCAGCACGGACCTCGCGGTCGACCTGGGCCTGTCGGCGGACCCGGCGGAGCTGCGCGGCGCCGTGGACCGGGTTCGTGACGCCGCCCGCTCCGCGGCGGTGGCGTTCGGCGGCTGGGCACCGGCCCGGGGGGCCGCGAAGGACTTGGGCCTTGCCGACGCCGACTACCTGGTCGTCGGCTCGGACCTGCAGATGTTGGCGGCCGGCCTGCGGGCGGCCGTCCGAGAGGAGAACCAGTGAGCACACGCAACGCAGCGCTGTTCGACACCGTCGTCAACTGGGACGAGCTACCGGTGACCCAGGTGCGGCCGGGGGTCCGCCGTCGCGTCTACGCGACGGACGAGGTGATGATCTGCCACCACGAGCTCGACGTCGGCATGACCCTCAACCCGCACCGGCACGAAACCTTCGACCAACTGGTCCACATAGCCGAGGGGCGCGCCAACTACTACGTGGACGGTGTCGCGCACGACATGCGTGCCGGATCGTTCCTGCTGGTTCCCCGCGGCAGCGAGCACTACGTGGAGCCGACGGAGAGCCCCTGCGTGAACATCGACTTCTTCGTCCCGCCGCGGGCCGACCTGCTTCCCTGAGCGGCATACCGGCGCGCTGCTCCGCGGGCCCTCGCTGACCGGACGGCGACCCGGGGGCGTTGTCTGACACAGCGCCGCAGCCGGGGCGATGGCTCAGTCGCCGTGACATGGCGCTGCCCGTGGGGCGACCTCGTCCCCGGTGGCCGGAGCCGAAAGTCAAAGGGCCCACCGCCTGAGCGGTGGGCCCTTCGAGCTGTCGTCGGGACCGGATCAGCCGCCGTTGGGTGCGTCCTCGGAAGTGCCCAGCCGCTGTGACAGCGCGCGGGCGGTCTCCAGCAGTGCCTGGGCCATCGGCGACGCGACGTCGTCGGGCACGGTCGCCGTCGTGCCGACGATGGCGAGCGTTCCGCTGATCTTGTCCCCTTCGAAGATCGGCGCCGCGACGGTGCGGACCCCGTTGACGGTGGGGGAGTTGACCGACAGCCCGTGCTTCCGGATGGCCTCGAGCTCCTCGTTGAGCTCCGACTTGCGGACCGAACGCGGCAGCGTCGGTACCTGCTCCGTGGGCAGGAACGCGAGGAAGACGCGTCCCTGCGCCGAGGACGTGAGGTTCAGGCGTGAGCCGACCCGGACGCTGATGCGCACCATGTGGTCGGTGTTGTCCACCGAGCGCACCACGGTCGCCGATTCACCGTCCCAGACCG
It encodes the following:
- a CDS encoding IclR family transcriptional regulator, which produces MATKAQHGIGEQDGPDRTAPTIQTVQRAALILGSFTVGKPHMSLNEITARLGASKATAHRYTKALRAANLLRYDERTSLYSLGPQVLTLATAARAGLPIVAAAEPYMEELVRRIDETIVLSVWDGESATVVRSVDNTDHMVRISVRVGSRLNLTSSAQGRVFLAFLPTEQVPTLPRSVRKSELNEELEAIRKHGLSVNSPTVNGVRTVAAPIFEGDKISGTLAIVGTTATVPDDVASPMAQALLETARALSQRLGTSEDAPNGG
- a CDS encoding aldolase/citrate lyase family protein, which translates into the protein MTAGDVHLLRRRLRAALTAEEPAVGTFVKLASPDVVELAAAAGFAFVVVDLEHSTLTERDAVDLVRHADVCGLPALVRVPEVDAAAVNRLLEAGAAGIQLSMLTRVAQADALVAATRFAPSGRRSVSLANRAARFGATPLAGFLRREQDDPPVLVGQIETASTDPLPDLLAALDVCFVGSTDLAVDLGLSADPAELRGAVDRVRDAARSAAVAFGGWAPARGAAKDLGLADADYLVVGSDLQMLAAGLRAAVREENQ
- a CDS encoding amidohydrolase family protein encodes the protein MSISSAPSYDLVLAGGTVIDPASDTNARLDVAVTGDRIAAIGKGLATNAARTIDVTGSTVLPGLVEGHTHIFQYVSAVGAPAEEAHLRRGVVAAADAGTAGASTFAAFRKLVVEANPLRIVNFLNVSVLGLIDFRFGELLNPDTLVPEDALATAEAHPDIVRGFKIRLSEDVVGENWESLLKKSVALAEQAGLPLMLHIGETSEPLPVVLDYLRPGDIVAHCYTGKPYGILDGDKVQPAVNAARERGVLFDSAHGKSNLSFEVARRAIADGFLPDVLSSDTSARNWRGPVFDLLTSISKLVALGAPLEECVRRATVAPAQLLGLDAEGYGRLEVGGRADVTVVDWTDEVTLPDAAGNTIVAPRLEPTVVLHGGAEVDIVPWRGLKTA
- a CDS encoding cupin domain-containing protein, with the protein product MSTRNAALFDTVVNWDELPVTQVRPGVRRRVYATDEVMICHHELDVGMTLNPHRHETFDQLVHIAEGRANYYVDGVAHDMRAGSFLLVPRGSEHYVEPTESPCVNIDFFVPPRADLLP